Proteins from one Nitratidesulfovibrio sp. SRB-5 genomic window:
- a CDS encoding HD domain-containing protein, which produces MPSIRKSLLQFVFSGAYMKRWNDKLRPVELLEVDKQAHKMIVAWLLLQLNTRGLPAEERLRLGAEVVEGGLFDYFYRLVITDIKPPVFYRIKENEAHYRELTEWVAEELEHIVRPLDEDFWQRLLTYIRRREKNTLADRILTAAHLYASGWEFNLIKPLNTFDDEMPDIDGSFQTRLTAMADLAGVPELIGGSSNALGRFANLCGQLRFQKRWSQTPRIPETSVIGHMFIVACYAYFFSIAVGACPARRLNNFFCGLFHDLPEVLTRDIISPVKRSVKQLPELIRQYEEQEMQERVFALLDKAGYGDVASRLGYFLGLATGSEFDETVREPAPDGAPDGTAPVVRKVTFDELQSTCNIDALDPKDGRLVKACDTLAAFIEAHTSVRNGVTSSHLQEAIARLRGEYRRVSLGPLHVGALFADFD; this is translated from the coding sequence ATGCCCAGCATTCGCAAGAGCCTGCTCCAGTTCGTCTTTTCCGGTGCGTACATGAAGAGGTGGAACGACAAGCTGCGGCCCGTGGAACTGCTGGAGGTGGACAAGCAGGCCCACAAGATGATCGTGGCCTGGCTGCTGCTGCAACTGAACACCCGCGGCCTGCCTGCCGAAGAACGGCTGCGCCTTGGGGCCGAGGTGGTGGAAGGCGGGCTGTTCGACTATTTCTATCGCCTGGTCATCACCGACATCAAGCCGCCGGTGTTCTACCGCATAAAAGAGAACGAGGCCCACTACCGCGAACTTACCGAGTGGGTTGCGGAAGAACTGGAGCACATCGTGCGCCCGCTGGACGAGGATTTCTGGCAGCGGCTGCTGACGTACATCCGCCGCCGCGAAAAGAACACCCTGGCCGACCGCATCCTGACCGCCGCGCATCTCTACGCCAGCGGCTGGGAATTCAACCTCATCAAGCCGCTGAACACGTTCGACGACGAAATGCCGGACATCGACGGCTCGTTCCAGACCCGCCTGACCGCCATGGCCGACCTGGCCGGGGTGCCCGAACTCATCGGCGGCTCCAGCAACGCGCTGGGGCGCTTCGCCAACCTGTGCGGGCAACTGCGCTTTCAGAAACGCTGGTCGCAGACCCCGCGCATTCCTGAAACCTCGGTCATCGGGCACATGTTCATCGTGGCCTGCTACGCCTATTTCTTCAGCATCGCCGTGGGGGCCTGCCCCGCCCGGCGGCTGAACAACTTTTTCTGCGGCCTGTTCCACGACCTGCCGGAAGTGCTGACCCGCGACATCATTTCTCCGGTGAAGCGCTCCGTGAAGCAGCTGCCCGAACTCATCCGCCAGTACGAAGAGCAGGAAATGCAGGAACGGGTGTTCGCGTTGCTGGACAAGGCGGGCTACGGCGACGTGGCCAGCCGCCTGGGCTACTTCCTGGGGCTGGCCACCGGTTCGGAGTTCGACGAGACCGTGCGCGAGCCCGCTCCCGACGGGGCGCCGGACGGCACGGCGCCCGTTGTCCGCAAGGTGACCTTCGACGAGTTGCAGTCCACCTGCAACATCGACGCGCTGGACCCCAAGGACGGTCGCCTGGTGAAGGCCTGCGACACCCTGGCCGCCTTCATCGAGGCGCACACCTCTGTGCGCAACGGCGTGACATCCAGCCATCTGCAAGAGGCCATCGCGCGGCTGCGCGGCGAGTACCGCCGTGTGTCGCTGGGGCCGTTGCATGTGGGGGCTCTCTTCGCCGACTTCGACTAG
- the rplM gene encoding 50S ribosomal protein L13 — protein sequence MKTFSPTPENINREWFVVDASDLVLGRLATQITHRLRGKHKPEFAPHMDNGDFIVVVNCEKIKVTGNKLADKKYYRHSGYVGGLHEITLEKLLASHPERVLMNAVRGMLPKNRLGRAMLKKLKVYAGPEHPHAAQNPQPLAIKY from the coding sequence ATGAAAACGTTCAGCCCCACGCCCGAGAACATCAACCGCGAATGGTTCGTGGTCGATGCCTCCGACCTGGTTCTCGGCCGCCTTGCCACCCAGATCACGCATCGCCTGCGTGGCAAGCACAAGCCCGAGTTCGCCCCGCACATGGACAACGGCGACTTCATCGTCGTGGTCAACTGCGAAAAGATCAAGGTCACCGGCAACAAGCTTGCCGACAAGAAATACTACCGTCACTCCGGGTATGTCGGCGGTCTTCACGAGATTACCCTCGAGAAGCTGCTCGCCTCCCATCCGGAACGCGTGCTGATGAACGCCGTGCGGGGCATGCTGCCCAAGAACCGGCTTGGCCGCGCCATGCTGAAGAAGCTCAAGGTCTACGCAGGCCCCGAGCATCCGCATGCCGCCCAGAACCCGCAGCCGCTCGCCATCAAGTACTAA
- the rpsI gene encoding 30S ribosomal protein S9 → MANEFNYGTGRRKTATARTRLYAGSGQIVVNGRPFEDYFPRKSLQMIIRQPLVLTKNVERFDIKVNVCGGGVTGQAEAVRHGISRALLEVEPELRGALKRAGFLTRDARKKERKKYGQRAARARYQYSKR, encoded by the coding sequence ATGGCCAACGAATTCAACTACGGTACCGGTCGCCGCAAGACCGCCACGGCCCGTACCCGTCTGTATGCCGGTTCCGGTCAGATCGTGGTGAACGGTCGTCCCTTCGAAGACTACTTCCCGCGCAAGTCGCTGCAAATGATCATTCGCCAGCCCCTGGTGCTGACCAAGAACGTCGAACGCTTCGACATCAAGGTCAACGTCTGCGGCGGCGGCGTGACCGGCCAGGCCGAAGCGGTGCGCCACGGCATTTCCCGCGCCCTGCTCGAAGTCGAGCCGGAACTGCGCGGCGCCCTGAAGCGCGCCGGGTTCCTGACCCGCGACGCCCGCAAGAAGGAACGCAAAAAGTACGGCCAGCGCGCTGCCCGCGCCCGGTACCAGTACTCCAAGCGTTAA
- the thrB gene encoding homoserine kinase: MTTPDPLLALDPARIAPDGCVSIIGMAGAGKTTVGRELALQLGWAHVDTDNLIEATYGTRLQAVADSMDKESFLDVEAGVIRRIGARRTVLSTGGSVVYRHEAMAHLAALGPLVYLDVSLPLILERIAMNPDRGLAIAPGQTIEDLYNERIALYRRYATFTVAADALSPGGCAERIVAWLTGGEA; this comes from the coding sequence ATGACCACTCCCGATCCGCTTCTCGCCCTTGACCCGGCACGCATCGCCCCCGACGGGTGCGTCAGCATCATCGGCATGGCCGGTGCAGGCAAGACCACCGTGGGGCGCGAACTGGCCCTTCAACTTGGCTGGGCCCACGTGGATACCGACAACCTCATCGAGGCCACCTACGGCACCCGGCTGCAAGCCGTGGCCGATTCCATGGACAAAGAAAGTTTCCTGGACGTGGAGGCGGGCGTCATCCGCCGCATCGGCGCGCGGCGTACCGTGCTGTCCACCGGGGGCAGCGTGGTATACCGCCACGAAGCCATGGCACACTTGGCCGCGCTGGGGCCGCTGGTCTACCTTGACGTCTCCCTGCCGCTGATCCTGGAGCGCATTGCCATGAACCCGGACCGGGGGCTGGCCATCGCGCCGGGGCAGACCATTGAAGACCTGTACAACGAGCGCATCGCGCTGTACCGCCGCTATGCCACCTTCACCGTGGCCGCCGATGCGCTGTCGCCCGGCGGGTGCGCCGAGCGCATCGTGGCCTGGCTGACCGGCGGGGAGGCGTGA
- a CDS encoding MucR family transcriptional regulator — MDDFLKEALEIVKAQAGVRTMTEDEITSMVQKLASGIRAISLGEAEPEEACETCGDPRKAVKEKSITCLECGKSFKILTRKHLASHGLDAAAYREKWGLKKNTPLVCKALQRERRKKMKDMKLWEKRRKHVS; from the coding sequence ATGGATGACTTTTTGAAGGAAGCCTTGGAAATCGTGAAGGCGCAGGCCGGTGTCCGGACCATGACGGAGGACGAGATCACCTCCATGGTGCAGAAGCTTGCCAGTGGCATTCGTGCCATCAGCCTTGGCGAAGCCGAGCCGGAAGAAGCGTGCGAAACCTGCGGCGATCCGCGTAAGGCCGTGAAGGAAAAGTCCATCACCTGCCTCGAATGCGGCAAGTCGTTCAAGATTCTCACCCGCAAGCACCTTGCGTCGCACGGCCTTGACGCCGCTGCCTATCGCGAGAAGTGGGGCCTCAAGAAGAATACCCCGCTGGTGTGCAAGGCGTTGCAGCGCGAACGCCGCAAGAAGATGAAGGACATGAAGCTTTGGGAGAAGCGGCGCAAGCACGTTTCCTAG
- a CDS encoding phosphoglycerate kinase: MAVLKMTDLDLKGKRVLLREDLNVPLKDGKITSDKRIRAALPSIEMALKAGARVLLVSHLGRPTEGEFDPAFSLAPVAEHLSKALGFQVPLVRDYIDGIEVAEGQCVLCENVRFLKGEKKDDEALGRKLAALCDIFVMDAFGAAHRAQASTHAAVRFAKVACAGPLLAAELDALSRALDAPAKPMVGIIGGSKVSTKLTLLDTLSKKVDRLIVGGGIANNFIKAAGHEVGRSLYEPELVDEAARLMAAARAAGGEIPVPVDVVVGPEFADSAPATVRKVSEVKPDEMILDIGPETAKLYRDILMQAGTIVWNGPVGAFEVEQFGQGTKALCMAVADSPAFSLAGGGDTVAAIEKYGVVDRISYMSTGGGAFLEFLEGKTLPAVAVLEERSSKG, translated from the coding sequence GTACTGAAGATGACCGACCTTGATCTGAAGGGTAAGCGCGTCCTCCTGCGCGAAGACCTCAACGTGCCCCTGAAGGACGGCAAGATTACCAGCGACAAGCGCATCCGCGCCGCGCTGCCGTCCATCGAAATGGCCCTCAAGGCGGGTGCCCGCGTGCTGTTGGTGTCGCACCTGGGCCGCCCCACGGAAGGGGAGTTCGATCCCGCCTTTTCGCTGGCTCCGGTGGCCGAGCATCTTTCCAAAGCTCTGGGCTTTCAGGTGCCCCTGGTGCGCGACTACATCGACGGTATCGAGGTGGCGGAAGGCCAGTGCGTGCTGTGCGAAAACGTGCGCTTCCTGAAGGGCGAAAAGAAGGATGACGAGGCGCTGGGGCGCAAGCTGGCCGCCCTGTGCGACATCTTTGTCATGGACGCCTTCGGGGCGGCGCACCGTGCCCAGGCCTCCACCCATGCCGCCGTGCGCTTCGCCAAGGTGGCCTGCGCCGGGCCCCTGCTGGCGGCGGAACTGGATGCCCTGTCCCGCGCCCTGGACGCCCCGGCCAAGCCCATGGTGGGCATCATCGGCGGTTCCAAGGTGTCCACCAAGCTGACCCTGCTGGATACCCTGTCCAAGAAGGTGGACCGGCTCATCGTGGGCGGCGGCATCGCCAACAATTTCATCAAGGCCGCCGGGCATGAGGTGGGCCGTTCGCTGTACGAGCCGGAACTGGTGGACGAGGCCGCCCGCCTGATGGCCGCCGCCAGGGCTGCCGGGGGCGAGATTCCCGTGCCTGTGGACGTGGTGGTGGGGCCGGAGTTCGCGGATTCCGCCCCGGCCACGGTGCGCAAGGTGTCGGAAGTGAAGCCGGACGAGATGATCCTGGACATCGGCCCCGAAACGGCAAAACTGTACCGCGACATCCTGATGCAGGCGGGCACCATCGTCTGGAACGGCCCGGTGGGCGCCTTCGAGGTGGAGCAGTTCGGCCAGGGCACCAAGGCCCTGTGCATGGCCGTGGCCGACAGCCCGGCCTTCTCGCTGGCGGGTGGCGGCGACACCGTGGCCGCCATCGAAAAGTACGGCGTGGTGGACCGCATTTCGTACATGTCCACCGGCGGCGGAGCCTTTCTGGAGTTTCTGGAGGGCAAGACCCTGCCCGCCGTGGCCGTGCTGGAGGAACGTTCCAGCAAGGGCTAG